A part of Acropora palmata chromosome 6, jaAcrPala1.3, whole genome shotgun sequence genomic DNA contains:
- the LOC141883234 gene encoding dystrophin-like isoform X2 gives MNTDYISVEAGQLKRHTRIFTKWINLQLAKVSPPTEVTDFVDELRDGLVLISLIEVLLGISVTRAEPSSKRINQIRNLQEVMRILVQHNIKTTGVIASEITAGDERAILSLVWNIIQHFQINEVLKPDHSDHGVDHKLIAWCQERIKGNSKEIIISDLTSNWTDGLGFNLILYSFNPSLVDIKAISSSDVNSRIAHALSLATERYDVPSLFEPEDFNSVVPDKNMITLFLSYLYRPSISGERNMAKTEMVHPIPTRKRRALVASPFRKPTPYSSRSSSPSDVHSPPSKERSEDKYDGDELLKFTPPPLTSETTRYQSTRSTVNNKRVITDEVMSVTYTTKQKVLAFPTAKYINQSMKDDANRATPKEVITSEKKTEEQTGDRKQTHMNKELKGSKDIVIISNENNDDDSAEKKTELLEEAWVPESANEEDIAKDEEDIGLARDSHFTINGSCYQGSGTTCMDYLNQELDAVDQSLLELEQILKDSDKGCMDLNTTKNAMDLYKETLFQLESIEPKLYDVLEEGKAMVTDRRFDKLQEDYFNDRMDATEHKLKSLEENINMEHERLLDLYIILLKQHLERMNDWLVRAETRMALDDVIEPTQEGVEKQVADHEDFQEELSNYSMVNMILEMDLEDPAIDETIRDWVKVLSERWAAVWTWAEERKKKLAKTHLHWNKFREEEKDVLWWLTEKEQTLGAVSEIDITDDQQVKTRLNLMKTLEKEMKSQETKLESLYNTGEQLIKDANYYNSNAKGIRNQIEDFEKCWADIFRFVKERTEMLEDAHSWMGQMGNLMREVRSWLDDTEKVLHLLQEKKDLSNENKIHETIESKCDERDQNQVKVNEIMKLEDALGYSIDDTSLYYMKRVTKPFHKRWNAISRTLNRCRDGDYPFIEHDGCFVL, from the exons CTGGTCAGTTGAAAAGACACACGAGGATTTTCACGAAATGGATAAACCTGCAACTTGCTAAG GTGAGTCCTCCCACTGAAGTGACGGACTTTGTTGATGAATTAAGAGATGGTCTCGTGCTTATTTCGCTTATTGAAGTGCTTCTTGGAATTAGCGTTACCAGAGCTGAGCCTTCCAGCAAGCGGATCAACCAAATACGCAATTTGCAGGAGGTCATGCGCATTCTGGTGCAACACAAT ATTAAAACAACAGGTGTAATCGCCAGCGAAATTACAGCAGGGGACGAAAGAGCTATTCTCAGTTTGGTATGGAACATTATCCAGCATTTTCAG ATAAACGAGGTTCTTAAACCGGACCACAGCGACCACGGTGTGGACCACAAGTTAATTGCTTGGTGCCAGGAGCGGATAAAGgg GAACTCCAAGGAGATAATTATTTCGGACCTTACGAGTAACTGGACAGATGGCTTAGGATTCAATCTGATTCTATACTCATTCAA TCCCTCTTTGGTTGACATCAAGGCGATCAGCTCAAGTGATGTAAATAGTCGCATTGCGCATGCTCTTAGCCTAGCTACCGAGAGATATGATGTGCCCTCGCTGTTTGAGCCTGAAG ATTTTAATTCCGTCGTACCAGATAAAAATATGATTACACTGTTTTTGTCGTATTTATACCGACCCTCCATCTCTGGCGAAAGAAATATGGCAAAAACTGAGATGGTCCACCCCATTCCAACACGGAAG AGACGAGCTCTTGTAGCATCACCATTTCGAAAACCAACGCCCTACTCATCGAGGAGTTCAAGCCCATCTGATGTACATAGCCCGCCATCTAAAGAGCGTTCTGAAGATAAG TATGATGGAGATGAACTCTTAAAGTTTACGCCGCCTCCTCTAACGTCAGAGACCACGAGGTATCAGTCCACCAGAAGCACTGTCAACAACAAGAGAGTTATAACGGACGAGGTCATGAGTGTTACTTACACGACGAAACAAAAG gTATTAGCATTTCCAACGGCAAAATATATAAATCAAAGCATGAAAGATGATGCTAACAGGGCCACGCCAAAAGAAGTAATTACatccgaaaagaaaacagaggaGCAAACTGGCGATAGAAAGCAAACGCAT atgAATAAAGAATTGAAGGGCAGCAAAGACATCGTCATTATATCAAATGAGAACAACGACGACGACAGTGCGGAAAAGAAGACAGAACTACTTGAAGAAGCATGGGTGCCTGAATCAGCCAATGAGGAGGATATCGCAAAGGATGAGGAGGATATTGGCTTGGCTCGAGATTctcattttacaataaatgGTTCTTGCTATCAAGG ATCTGGGACCACTTGTATGGATTACCTAAATCAGGAACTTGATGCAGTGGATCAGAGTCTACTAGAACTGGAGCAGATCCTGAAAGACTCAGATAAAGGCTGCATGGACTTGAACACAACCAAGAATGCAATGGACCTTTACAAA GAGACGCTGTTTCAGTTGGAGTCCATTGAACCTAAATTGTATGATGTCCTGGAAGAAGGAAAGGCCATGGTTACTGACCGACGGTTTGACAAGCTACAGGAAGATTACTTTAATGATAGAATGGACGCCACAGAGCATAAACTGAAATCACTGGaagaaaatatcaacatgGAACATGAAAG GTTGCTTGATCTCTATATCATTTTACTCAAGCAACACTTGGAGCGCATGAATGATTGGCTGGTACGCGCCGAGACCCGGATGGCACTTGATGACGTGATAGAACCAACGCAAGAGGGTGTTGAGAAACAAGTCGCTGATCATGAG GATTTTCAAGAGGAACTTTCAAATTACTCTATGGTGAACATGATTTTGGAAATGGATTTGGAAGATCCAGCGATCGATGAAACAATCAGAGATTGGGTAAAG GTGTTAAGCGAACGCTGGGCGGCAGTGTGGACCTGGGCTGAGGAACGGAAGAAGAAGCTGGCCAAGACCCACCTCCACTGGAATAAGTTTCgcgaagaagaaaaagatgtTTTATGGTGGCtaacagaaaaagaacaaactCTGGGAGCCGTTAGCGAGATAGACATCACGGACGATCAACAAGTTAAAACACGTCTAAATTTGAtgaag ACCCTTGAGAAGGAGATGAAATCTCAAGAAACAAAACTGGAATCACTGTACAACACAGGAGAGCAACTCATAAAAGATGCTAACTACTACAATTCCAATGCCAAAGGAATTAGAAATCAAATAGAAGACTTTGAGAAATGCTGGGCTGATATTTTTCGgtttgtgaaagaaagaacAGAAATG CTAGAAGACGCTCATAGTTGGATGGGACAAATGGGAAACTTGATGAGAGAAGTGCGATCTTGGTTGGATGATACTGAGAAGGTTCTCCACCttttacaggaaaaaaaagatctATCTAATGAGAACAAAATCCATGAAACGATTGAG
- the LOC141883234 gene encoding uncharacterized protein LOC141883234 isoform X1, whose protein sequence is MNTDYISVEAGQLKRHTRIFTKWINLQLAKVSPPTEVTDFVDELRDGLVLISLIEVLLGISVTRAEPSSKRINQIRNLQEVMRILVQHNIKTTGVIASEITAGDERAILSLVWNIIQHFQINEVLKPDHSDHGVDHKLIAWCQERIKGNSKEIIISDLTSNWTDGLGFNLILYSFNPSLVDIKAISSSDVNSRIAHALSLATERYDVPSLFEPEDFNSVVPDKNMITLFLSYLYRPSISGERNMAKTEMVHPIPTRKVEYEFKPIASHQQTSLSLNVTSDFQSITTSTHEHKTQSHEVFHAVTSVKDTGQEKVLYIAEFPQSIQIQERRALVASPFRKPTPYSSRSSSPSDVHSPPSKERSEDKYDGDELLKFTPPPLTSETTRYQSTRSTVNNKRVITDEVMSVTYTTKQKVLAFPTAKYINQSMKDDANRATPKEVITSEKKTEEQTGDRKQTHMNKELKGSKDIVIISNENNDDDSAEKKTELLEEAWVPESANEEDIAKDEEDIGLARDSHFTINGSCYQGSGTTCMDYLNQELDAVDQSLLELEQILKDSDKGCMDLNTTKNAMDLYKETLFQLESIEPKLYDVLEEGKAMVTDRRFDKLQEDYFNDRMDATEHKLKSLEENINMEHERLLDLYIILLKQHLERMNDWLVRAETRMALDDVIEPTQEGVEKQVADHEDFQEELSNYSMVNMILEMDLEDPAIDETIRDWVKVLSERWAAVWTWAEERKKKLAKTHLHWNKFREEEKDVLWWLTEKEQTLGAVSEIDITDDQQVKTRLNLMKTLEKEMKSQETKLESLYNTGEQLIKDANYYNSNAKGIRNQIEDFEKCWADIFRFVKERTEMLEDAHSWMGQMGNLMREVRSWLDDTEKVLHLLQEKKDLSNENKIHETIESKCDERDQNQVKVNEIMKLEDALGYSIDDTSLYYMKRVTKPFHKRWNAISRTLNRCRDGDYPFIEHDGCFVL, encoded by the exons CTGGTCAGTTGAAAAGACACACGAGGATTTTCACGAAATGGATAAACCTGCAACTTGCTAAG GTGAGTCCTCCCACTGAAGTGACGGACTTTGTTGATGAATTAAGAGATGGTCTCGTGCTTATTTCGCTTATTGAAGTGCTTCTTGGAATTAGCGTTACCAGAGCTGAGCCTTCCAGCAAGCGGATCAACCAAATACGCAATTTGCAGGAGGTCATGCGCATTCTGGTGCAACACAAT ATTAAAACAACAGGTGTAATCGCCAGCGAAATTACAGCAGGGGACGAAAGAGCTATTCTCAGTTTGGTATGGAACATTATCCAGCATTTTCAG ATAAACGAGGTTCTTAAACCGGACCACAGCGACCACGGTGTGGACCACAAGTTAATTGCTTGGTGCCAGGAGCGGATAAAGgg GAACTCCAAGGAGATAATTATTTCGGACCTTACGAGTAACTGGACAGATGGCTTAGGATTCAATCTGATTCTATACTCATTCAA TCCCTCTTTGGTTGACATCAAGGCGATCAGCTCAAGTGATGTAAATAGTCGCATTGCGCATGCTCTTAGCCTAGCTACCGAGAGATATGATGTGCCCTCGCTGTTTGAGCCTGAAG ATTTTAATTCCGTCGTACCAGATAAAAATATGATTACACTGTTTTTGTCGTATTTATACCGACCCTCCATCTCTGGCGAAAGAAATATGGCAAAAACTGAGATGGTCCACCCCATTCCAACACGGAAG GTTGAATATGAATTCAAACCAATCGCCTCACATCAGCAAACCTCGCTTTCATTAAACGTCACCTCTGATTTCCAATCCATTACCACCAGCACTCACGAACACAAGACACAAAGTCATGAGGTATTCCATGCCGTGACATCTGTCAAAGACACGGGACAAGAAAAAGTTCTTTACATAGCCGAGTTTCCACAAAGTATTCAGATTCAAGAG AGACGAGCTCTTGTAGCATCACCATTTCGAAAACCAACGCCCTACTCATCGAGGAGTTCAAGCCCATCTGATGTACATAGCCCGCCATCTAAAGAGCGTTCTGAAGATAAG TATGATGGAGATGAACTCTTAAAGTTTACGCCGCCTCCTCTAACGTCAGAGACCACGAGGTATCAGTCCACCAGAAGCACTGTCAACAACAAGAGAGTTATAACGGACGAGGTCATGAGTGTTACTTACACGACGAAACAAAAG gTATTAGCATTTCCAACGGCAAAATATATAAATCAAAGCATGAAAGATGATGCTAACAGGGCCACGCCAAAAGAAGTAATTACatccgaaaagaaaacagaggaGCAAACTGGCGATAGAAAGCAAACGCAT atgAATAAAGAATTGAAGGGCAGCAAAGACATCGTCATTATATCAAATGAGAACAACGACGACGACAGTGCGGAAAAGAAGACAGAACTACTTGAAGAAGCATGGGTGCCTGAATCAGCCAATGAGGAGGATATCGCAAAGGATGAGGAGGATATTGGCTTGGCTCGAGATTctcattttacaataaatgGTTCTTGCTATCAAGG ATCTGGGACCACTTGTATGGATTACCTAAATCAGGAACTTGATGCAGTGGATCAGAGTCTACTAGAACTGGAGCAGATCCTGAAAGACTCAGATAAAGGCTGCATGGACTTGAACACAACCAAGAATGCAATGGACCTTTACAAA GAGACGCTGTTTCAGTTGGAGTCCATTGAACCTAAATTGTATGATGTCCTGGAAGAAGGAAAGGCCATGGTTACTGACCGACGGTTTGACAAGCTACAGGAAGATTACTTTAATGATAGAATGGACGCCACAGAGCATAAACTGAAATCACTGGaagaaaatatcaacatgGAACATGAAAG GTTGCTTGATCTCTATATCATTTTACTCAAGCAACACTTGGAGCGCATGAATGATTGGCTGGTACGCGCCGAGACCCGGATGGCACTTGATGACGTGATAGAACCAACGCAAGAGGGTGTTGAGAAACAAGTCGCTGATCATGAG GATTTTCAAGAGGAACTTTCAAATTACTCTATGGTGAACATGATTTTGGAAATGGATTTGGAAGATCCAGCGATCGATGAAACAATCAGAGATTGGGTAAAG GTGTTAAGCGAACGCTGGGCGGCAGTGTGGACCTGGGCTGAGGAACGGAAGAAGAAGCTGGCCAAGACCCACCTCCACTGGAATAAGTTTCgcgaagaagaaaaagatgtTTTATGGTGGCtaacagaaaaagaacaaactCTGGGAGCCGTTAGCGAGATAGACATCACGGACGATCAACAAGTTAAAACACGTCTAAATTTGAtgaag ACCCTTGAGAAGGAGATGAAATCTCAAGAAACAAAACTGGAATCACTGTACAACACAGGAGAGCAACTCATAAAAGATGCTAACTACTACAATTCCAATGCCAAAGGAATTAGAAATCAAATAGAAGACTTTGAGAAATGCTGGGCTGATATTTTTCGgtttgtgaaagaaagaacAGAAATG CTAGAAGACGCTCATAGTTGGATGGGACAAATGGGAAACTTGATGAGAGAAGTGCGATCTTGGTTGGATGATACTGAGAAGGTTCTCCACCttttacaggaaaaaaaagatctATCTAATGAGAACAAAATCCATGAAACGATTGAG